From Anopheles funestus chromosome 3RL, idAnoFuneDA-416_04, whole genome shotgun sequence, a single genomic window includes:
- the LOC125770653 gene encoding protein starmaker isoform X2, giving the protein MLISYSRKFDEVNELSWQCVKDCRGSFPVVKCTYCRSEFQQTSKGSTSAICRKCEANVKQYGKPSACELCNIIAAFIGSKCQRCTNSELKYGPAVTCDQCKQRCAFNRPDYKVDGKLLCWLCTLSYKRALTKARQVESERRRAKKRAAEGSFPPPLSGSGTTGGSNDRRDRMHEKMGNAGGQGNSGGMNLPGGGSMSGLPPLGDLNMSHVPMGGPGGVGPAGGTGVDRIDSGGPGGGGSGGVTGGAGGGRNDNGRHSSSSNKKPRSDTGKMVPDMPTDKLLMKSANSGSGGSGGYVDPHSSDHVIAMTQLKETIATLQRKLKQKDGVILEKEKEISAWKGKHFHLEQELMKKYKDMEKNYEFKLDVLNKKLKAQLLEIAALSKAVKERDENKKKKVVVSAYLTTTKLSKISKSSGDSKDSSDKEKSSSTLGRSGGGRNRMLDDDDDEDDDENGSNKEDKENDSEKGSDKGGSGRNTPRDSGKDSPRDVDSGKESPRESDKEDESEKKSMKRGIEQQQQLQNEDSQNASEPPLEAYEEHAKANKSNGSSTKDEDDSDREEEKDDRRSSDRGSDDGSEQCSDRGSDRGGSGRGSDRSDNDSDKESDREDHSDKGGSDKDSDREGSNSGSESDRDSD; this is encoded by the exons ATGCTAATAAGCTACTCGCGGAAATTTGACGAAGTGAATGAATTGAGCTGGCAATGCGTGAAG GACTGCCGCGGATCGTTTCCGGTGGTGAAGTGCACCTACTGTCGCTCGGAGTTCCAGCAAACGTCCAAGGGTAGCACGTCCGCAATCTGCCGAAAGTGTGAAGCGAACGTGAAGCAGTATGGAAAGCCATCCGCCTGCGAACTCTGCAACATCATTGCAGCATTCATCGGATCCAAATGCCAAAG GTGTACAAACTCCGAGTTAAAATATGGACCAGCAGTAACGTGCGATCAGTGCAAACAGCGGTGCGCCTTTAACAGGCCCGATTATAAG GTTGATGGCAAACTGCTCTGCTGGTTGTGCACGCTGTCATACAAACGTGCCCTCACTAAAGCCCGCCAGGTAGAGAGCGAACGCCGAAGGGCGAAGAAACGTGCGGCCGAAGGATCTTTCCCACCTCCACTGAGCGGAAGTGGAACGACCGGTGGTAGCAATGATAGGCGCGATCGTATGCACGAGAAGATGGGCAATGCCGGCGGACAGGGTAATAGTGGAGGAATGAATCTACCGGGCGGTGGCAGTATGTCTGGCCTGCCACCACTCGGCGATCTGAACATGAGCCACGTACCCATGGGTGGACCGGGTGGTGTCGGTCCTGCCGGTGGCACTGGGGTTGATCGCATAGACAGCGGTGGcccgggtggtggtggtagtggtggcgTTAcgggtggtgctggtggtggacGAAATGATAACGGTAGACATTCGTCCTCCTCCAACAAAAAGCCACGCTCTGATACGGGTAAAATGGTACCGGATATGCCGACCGATAAGCTACTAATGAAGAGCGCCAACAGTGGCAGTGGCGGTAGCGGTGGTTACGTGGATCCTCACAGCTCCGATCACGTGATCGCGATGACGCAGCTCAAGGAAACGATAGCAACGCTGCAGCGAAAGCTCAAGCAGAAGGATGGCGTCATACtggagaaggagaaagagATCAGTGCCTGGAAGGGAAAACACTTTCATCTCGAGCAGGAATTGATGAAGAAGTATAAAGACATGGAGAAAAACTACGAGTTCAAGCTGGACGTGCTCAACAAGAAGCTCAAAGCTCAGCTGCTCGAGATCGCCGCCCTTTCGAAAGCGGTCAAAGAGCGGGAcgagaacaaaaagaaaaaggtggTGGTTAGCGCGTATCTGACTACGACAAAGCTTAGCAAAATAAGCAAATCATCCGGTGATTCGAAGGACAGTTCGGATAAGGAGAAATCGTCATCGACGCTCGGTCGCAGCGGTGGCGGTCGAAACCGGATGctggacgacgacgacgatgaggaCGATGACGAAAATGGCAGCAACAAAGAGGATAAAGAAAATGACAGCGAAAAGGGCTCGGATAAGGGTGGGTCCGGGAGAAATACACCGCGCGACAGTGGCAAGGATAGCCCGCGTGATGTGGATTCGGGTAAGGAAAGTCCTCGAGAATCCGATAAGGaggatgaaagtgaaaagaaatctaTGAAACGAGGCAtcgaacagcaacagcagctgcaGAATGAAGACTCACAAAATGCTTCCGAACCACCGCTGGAAGCATACGAGGAACATGCGAAAGCAAACAAGAGCAATGGTTCATCGACGAAGGATGAAGACGATTCCGACCGGGAAGAGGAGAAAGATGATCGCCGTAGTTCGGATCGCGGATCGGATGACGGTTCGGAGCAGTGTTCGGATCGTGGTTCGGACCGGGGCGGATCCGGTCGTGGTTCAGATCGAAGTGACAACGATTCAGATAAGGAGAGCGATCGAGAGGATCATTCCGACAAGGGTGGAAGCGATAAAGATAGTGACCGAGAGGGATCAAACAGCGGTTCCGAGAGCGATCGCGATTCGGAttag
- the LOC125770653 gene encoding protein FAM76B isoform X1, producing the protein MSGAVMLFACSKCFSRHPFEELSPGQQLCKDCRGSFPVVKCTYCRSEFQQTSKGSTSAICRKCEANVKQYGKPSACELCNIIAAFIGSKCQRCTNSELKYGPAVTCDQCKQRCAFNRPDYKVDGKLLCWLCTLSYKRALTKARQVESERRRAKKRAAEGSFPPPLSGSGTTGGSNDRRDRMHEKMGNAGGQGNSGGMNLPGGGSMSGLPPLGDLNMSHVPMGGPGGVGPAGGTGVDRIDSGGPGGGGSGGVTGGAGGGRNDNGRHSSSSNKKPRSDTGKMVPDMPTDKLLMKSANSGSGGSGGYVDPHSSDHVIAMTQLKETIATLQRKLKQKDGVILEKEKEISAWKGKHFHLEQELMKKYKDMEKNYEFKLDVLNKKLKAQLLEIAALSKAVKERDENKKKKVVVSAYLTTTKLSKISKSSGDSKDSSDKEKSSSTLGRSGGGRNRMLDDDDDEDDDENGSNKEDKENDSEKGSDKGGSGRNTPRDSGKDSPRDVDSGKESPRESDKEDESEKKSMKRGIEQQQQLQNEDSQNASEPPLEAYEEHAKANKSNGSSTKDEDDSDREEEKDDRRSSDRGSDDGSEQCSDRGSDRGGSGRGSDRSDNDSDKESDREDHSDKGGSDKDSDREGSNSGSESDRDSD; encoded by the exons ATGAGCGGTGCCGTGATGTTGTTTGCCTGCTCCAAATGCTTCTCACGCCATCCGTTCGAGGAGTTGTCTCCGGGTCAGCAGCTTTGCAAG GACTGCCGCGGATCGTTTCCGGTGGTGAAGTGCACCTACTGTCGCTCGGAGTTCCAGCAAACGTCCAAGGGTAGCACGTCCGCAATCTGCCGAAAGTGTGAAGCGAACGTGAAGCAGTATGGAAAGCCATCCGCCTGCGAACTCTGCAACATCATTGCAGCATTCATCGGATCCAAATGCCAAAG GTGTACAAACTCCGAGTTAAAATATGGACCAGCAGTAACGTGCGATCAGTGCAAACAGCGGTGCGCCTTTAACAGGCCCGATTATAAG GTTGATGGCAAACTGCTCTGCTGGTTGTGCACGCTGTCATACAAACGTGCCCTCACTAAAGCCCGCCAGGTAGAGAGCGAACGCCGAAGGGCGAAGAAACGTGCGGCCGAAGGATCTTTCCCACCTCCACTGAGCGGAAGTGGAACGACCGGTGGTAGCAATGATAGGCGCGATCGTATGCACGAGAAGATGGGCAATGCCGGCGGACAGGGTAATAGTGGAGGAATGAATCTACCGGGCGGTGGCAGTATGTCTGGCCTGCCACCACTCGGCGATCTGAACATGAGCCACGTACCCATGGGTGGACCGGGTGGTGTCGGTCCTGCCGGTGGCACTGGGGTTGATCGCATAGACAGCGGTGGcccgggtggtggtggtagtggtggcgTTAcgggtggtgctggtggtggacGAAATGATAACGGTAGACATTCGTCCTCCTCCAACAAAAAGCCACGCTCTGATACGGGTAAAATGGTACCGGATATGCCGACCGATAAGCTACTAATGAAGAGCGCCAACAGTGGCAGTGGCGGTAGCGGTGGTTACGTGGATCCTCACAGCTCCGATCACGTGATCGCGATGACGCAGCTCAAGGAAACGATAGCAACGCTGCAGCGAAAGCTCAAGCAGAAGGATGGCGTCATACtggagaaggagaaagagATCAGTGCCTGGAAGGGAAAACACTTTCATCTCGAGCAGGAATTGATGAAGAAGTATAAAGACATGGAGAAAAACTACGAGTTCAAGCTGGACGTGCTCAACAAGAAGCTCAAAGCTCAGCTGCTCGAGATCGCCGCCCTTTCGAAAGCGGTCAAAGAGCGGGAcgagaacaaaaagaaaaaggtggTGGTTAGCGCGTATCTGACTACGACAAAGCTTAGCAAAATAAGCAAATCATCCGGTGATTCGAAGGACAGTTCGGATAAGGAGAAATCGTCATCGACGCTCGGTCGCAGCGGTGGCGGTCGAAACCGGATGctggacgacgacgacgatgaggaCGATGACGAAAATGGCAGCAACAAAGAGGATAAAGAAAATGACAGCGAAAAGGGCTCGGATAAGGGTGGGTCCGGGAGAAATACACCGCGCGACAGTGGCAAGGATAGCCCGCGTGATGTGGATTCGGGTAAGGAAAGTCCTCGAGAATCCGATAAGGaggatgaaagtgaaaagaaatctaTGAAACGAGGCAtcgaacagcaacagcagctgcaGAATGAAGACTCACAAAATGCTTCCGAACCACCGCTGGAAGCATACGAGGAACATGCGAAAGCAAACAAGAGCAATGGTTCATCGACGAAGGATGAAGACGATTCCGACCGGGAAGAGGAGAAAGATGATCGCCGTAGTTCGGATCGCGGATCGGATGACGGTTCGGAGCAGTGTTCGGATCGTGGTTCGGACCGGGGCGGATCCGGTCGTGGTTCAGATCGAAGTGACAACGATTCAGATAAGGAGAGCGATCGAGAGGATCATTCCGACAAGGGTGGAAGCGATAAAGATAGTGACCGAGAGGGATCAAACAGCGGTTCCGAGAGCGATCGCGATTCGGAttag
- the LOC125770653 gene encoding serine-aspartate repeat-containing protein F isoform X3: protein MPKVDGKLLCWLCTLSYKRALTKARQVESERRRAKKRAAEGSFPPPLSGSGTTGGSNDRRDRMHEKMGNAGGQGNSGGMNLPGGGSMSGLPPLGDLNMSHVPMGGPGGVGPAGGTGVDRIDSGGPGGGGSGGVTGGAGGGRNDNGRHSSSSNKKPRSDTGKMVPDMPTDKLLMKSANSGSGGSGGYVDPHSSDHVIAMTQLKETIATLQRKLKQKDGVILEKEKEISAWKGKHFHLEQELMKKYKDMEKNYEFKLDVLNKKLKAQLLEIAALSKAVKERDENKKKKVVVSAYLTTTKLSKISKSSGDSKDSSDKEKSSSTLGRSGGGRNRMLDDDDDEDDDENGSNKEDKENDSEKGSDKGGSGRNTPRDSGKDSPRDVDSGKESPRESDKEDESEKKSMKRGIEQQQQLQNEDSQNASEPPLEAYEEHAKANKSNGSSTKDEDDSDREEEKDDRRSSDRGSDDGSEQCSDRGSDRGGSGRGSDRSDNDSDKESDREDHSDKGGSDKDSDREGSNSGSESDRDSD, encoded by the exons ATGCCAAAG GTTGATGGCAAACTGCTCTGCTGGTTGTGCACGCTGTCATACAAACGTGCCCTCACTAAAGCCCGCCAGGTAGAGAGCGAACGCCGAAGGGCGAAGAAACGTGCGGCCGAAGGATCTTTCCCACCTCCACTGAGCGGAAGTGGAACGACCGGTGGTAGCAATGATAGGCGCGATCGTATGCACGAGAAGATGGGCAATGCCGGCGGACAGGGTAATAGTGGAGGAATGAATCTACCGGGCGGTGGCAGTATGTCTGGCCTGCCACCACTCGGCGATCTGAACATGAGCCACGTACCCATGGGTGGACCGGGTGGTGTCGGTCCTGCCGGTGGCACTGGGGTTGATCGCATAGACAGCGGTGGcccgggtggtggtggtagtggtggcgTTAcgggtggtgctggtggtggacGAAATGATAACGGTAGACATTCGTCCTCCTCCAACAAAAAGCCACGCTCTGATACGGGTAAAATGGTACCGGATATGCCGACCGATAAGCTACTAATGAAGAGCGCCAACAGTGGCAGTGGCGGTAGCGGTGGTTACGTGGATCCTCACAGCTCCGATCACGTGATCGCGATGACGCAGCTCAAGGAAACGATAGCAACGCTGCAGCGAAAGCTCAAGCAGAAGGATGGCGTCATACtggagaaggagaaagagATCAGTGCCTGGAAGGGAAAACACTTTCATCTCGAGCAGGAATTGATGAAGAAGTATAAAGACATGGAGAAAAACTACGAGTTCAAGCTGGACGTGCTCAACAAGAAGCTCAAAGCTCAGCTGCTCGAGATCGCCGCCCTTTCGAAAGCGGTCAAAGAGCGGGAcgagaacaaaaagaaaaaggtggTGGTTAGCGCGTATCTGACTACGACAAAGCTTAGCAAAATAAGCAAATCATCCGGTGATTCGAAGGACAGTTCGGATAAGGAGAAATCGTCATCGACGCTCGGTCGCAGCGGTGGCGGTCGAAACCGGATGctggacgacgacgacgatgaggaCGATGACGAAAATGGCAGCAACAAAGAGGATAAAGAAAATGACAGCGAAAAGGGCTCGGATAAGGGTGGGTCCGGGAGAAATACACCGCGCGACAGTGGCAAGGATAGCCCGCGTGATGTGGATTCGGGTAAGGAAAGTCCTCGAGAATCCGATAAGGaggatgaaagtgaaaagaaatctaTGAAACGAGGCAtcgaacagcaacagcagctgcaGAATGAAGACTCACAAAATGCTTCCGAACCACCGCTGGAAGCATACGAGGAACATGCGAAAGCAAACAAGAGCAATGGTTCATCGACGAAGGATGAAGACGATTCCGACCGGGAAGAGGAGAAAGATGATCGCCGTAGTTCGGATCGCGGATCGGATGACGGTTCGGAGCAGTGTTCGGATCGTGGTTCGGACCGGGGCGGATCCGGTCGTGGTTCAGATCGAAGTGACAACGATTCAGATAAGGAGAGCGATCGAGAGGATCATTCCGACAAGGGTGGAAGCGATAAAGATAGTGACCGAGAGGGATCAAACAGCGGTTCCGAGAGCGATCGCGATTCGGAttag
- the LOC125770733 gene encoding 39S ribosomal protein L36, mitochondrial encodes MWGAVLSRLRSACAVSLTRCSSEVTGNLRPTTSGVSYFHSLSHPAKASPLANQCSLQALSSSHLLQARLVPLLNLVSGFKVKGRLKRRCKDCYFVMRQERLYVICKTHPRHKQMSMKKHDRNTWILTDATQGKVRAW; translated from the coding sequence ATGTGGGGAGCGGTATTATCCCGGCTACGGTCTGCTTGCGCCGTGTCCCTCACACGTTGTTCCTCAGAGGTGACGGGCAATCTCCGACCTACAACGAGCGGAGTTTCATATTTCCACTCGTTGTCGCATCCGGCCAAAGCTTCCCCGCTCGCCAATCAATGCTCCCTGCAAGCCTTGTCCAGTTCACATTTGCTTCAGGCACGGCTGGTGCCCCTACTGAACTTAGTCAGTGGTTTTAAAGTAAAGGGTCGACTGAAGCGGCGCTGCAAGGATTGCTACTTCGTGATGCGCCAAGAGCGGCTGTACGTTATTTGTAAAACGCATCCGCGACACAAGCAGATGTCGATGAAAAAGCACGATCGCAACACGTGGATACTGACCGATGCTACTCAGGGCAAAGTTAGAGCTTGGTAA
- the LOC125770698 gene encoding pyridoxal kinase — protein sequence MASSGFNRVLSIQSHVVHGHVGNKSAVFPLQVLGFEVDQINSVQFSNHTGYKNGFKGQVLNEKELADVYGGLVDNDLHKLYTHLLTGYVGNPAFLREIANILKSLRSVNEKLIYVCDPVMGDDGIMYVPKELLPIYRDEIVPLADIITPNQYEVELLTGKQIKSEADIWDAMQWFHEKGVRTVAISSSELGAKDTLLAYVSNRTSAGMEKYRLSIPKQGNNVIRFTGTGDLFASLFLAHSTLTNYDIGATLERAIATLQAVITKTLSFILEPVLQGKVPVTSQERELKLIQSKADIEQPKITLKCEKI from the exons ATGGCCAGCAGTGGTTTTAACCGTGTGCTATCGATTCAAAGCCATGTCGTACATGGGCATGTTGGCAACAAGAGTGCCGTGTTTCCACTTCAG GTGCTCGGCTTTGAGGTAGATCAAATTAATTCGGTACAATTTTCGAACCATACCGGTTACAAGAACGGTTTCAAGGGACAGGTGTTGAACGAGAAGGAACTAGCGGACGTCTACGGTGGACTGGTGGACAATGATTTGCACAAACTGTACACACATCTCCTCACTGGATACGTCGGCAATCCGGCGTTCCTACGCGAGATCGCAAACATTCTCAAATCGCTTCGCAGCGTGAACGAGAAGCTGATTTACG TATGCGATCCGGTGATGGGAGACGATGGGATAATGTACGTGCCGAAAGAATTGCTGCCTATTTATCGCGATGAAATTGTTCCACTGGCTGACATTATCACGCCGAACCAGTACGAAGTGGAGCTGCTCACTGGAAAGCAGATCAAGTCGGAAGCAGACATCTGGGATGCGATGCAATGGTTCCATGAGAAAGGTGTCCGAACGGTTGCGATTTCGTCGTCTGAGCTAGGCGCGAAAGATACACTGCTGGCGTACGTTAGCAATCGCACCAGCGCCGGGATGGAGAAGTACCGATTAAGCATTCCAAAGCAGGGCAACAATGTTATCCGCTTCACCGGTACGGGCGATCTGTTTGCATCGCTCTTTTTGGCCCATTCGACACTGACGAACTATGACATTGGTGCTACGCTGGAGCGCGCAATTGCAACTTTGCAAGCAGTGATTACTAAAACGCTTAGCTTTATCCTGGAACCGGTACTCCAGGGTAAGGTGCCCGTAACCTCTCAAGAGCGTGAGCTGAAGCTCATTCAAAGCAAGGCCGATATTGAACAACCGAAGATTActttaaaatgtgaaaaaatttaG